A window of Gossypium raimondii isolate GPD5lz chromosome 7, ASM2569854v1, whole genome shotgun sequence genomic DNA:
TAGCTATCATCTATAAAACCCACACATTCCATCTCAGTCCATACACACTGCCGTATTTCAAAGTCATGGAGTCTCAAAACCCCCAAACATCTGAAAACTTAGACAGCAACCCCACCTCTCTTTCACGGGATAACTTAGTTCACAAAGTGAAAAGCAACTTAGTTTTTCGATCCAAATGGGCAGAACTGAATGGTGCCATGGGAGACTTAGGCACATATATTCCTATTGTATTGGCCTTGACACTTGCCAAGGACCTTAACTTGGGCACCACATTGATATTCACTGGTGTCTACAACATGCTCACCGGCGCCATATATGGTATTCCATTGCCTGTCCAACCCATGAAGTCGATAGCAGCGGTAGCTATATCGGATGGTCCGGATTTTAATATCCCGGAAATTATGGCGGCCGGGATTTGTACCGGTGCAATCTTGTTGGTCTTGGGTGCTACAGGGTTGATGCAGCTAGTGTACAAACTGATACCTCTATCTGTTGTTAGGGGAATTCAGTTGTCACAAGGCTTGGCATTTGCTATGACTGCCGTTAAGTACATTAGAAAGGTTCAGGATTTTTCGAAATCGAAATCTAAAGAGAATAGGCATTGGGTGGGATTGGATGGACTGATTTTGGCTATTGTTTGCGCTTGTTTCATAATTGTTATCAATGGTGCgggtaaagaaagaaatgaaagagaGACTAGTAATGTTGATGATGAAGAAAGGAATATGAGAAGTAAGAGAATCAAGAAAACCATGGCTAATATTCCTTCAGCTTTTATCGTTTTCTTATTAGGCGTAGTTTTGGCATTCATACGAAAGCCTGCCGTGGTGAAAGACATTAAATTTGGACCTTCATCAATGGAGGTCGTGCAATTCACTAGTCATGCATGGAAACAAGGATTCATCAAGGGAACCATTCCTCAACTGCCATTATCAATTCTGAACTCAGTGATTGCAGTCTGCAAGTTGTCATCAGATCTGTTTCCAGGAAAGGAATTATCAGCTACTTCGGTTTCGATAACCGTGGGGCTAATGAACTTGGTGGGGTGCTGGTTTGGTGCCATACCATGCTGCCATGGTGCAGGTGGGCTAGCCGGGCAGTACAAGTTTGGAGGCAGGAGTGGTGGGTGTGTAGCCATTCTAGGTGCAGCCGAATTGGTGTTGGGTTTGGTTTTAGGAACATCTTTAGTGAGGATTTTGGATTGGTTTCCCGTTGGCATATTGGGTGTTTTACTATTATTTGCAGGGATTGAGCTAGCAATGACCTGCAGGGATACGAATTCAAAGGGAGAATGTTTTGTAATGTTGATATGCACAGCTGTTTCGCTTGTAGGGTCAAGTGCAGCACCGGGATTTGTTTGCGGAATGGTGGTGCATTTGCTTCTCAAACTAAGGCTACATTTGTTTAATTGATCCAAAcaatgatttttggaaaataaattatttttatgaaaaaaataatattttatgatagttGGACCAAtatgtgtaaatatttttttgttatttggtAGGTTTCtgaaaaaatttcataaaaattattttcaatgaaaccATCATACATTTatgtaatatatgtaattttaattaagtcgTGATtcattattaagtttatatgtgatattaattattataaaataaatttcaattgttATAAGgaaatgttatatatttataacaaatatattgtTTCAATACGAACaacttttagaaaataatttcaaaataattttccaaataatgaaaaatatttatgcaaaatcatccaaacataaaaattatcaacttttccaaaaaaattaatcaatttttcaaaaatcattttgaaaattattttcatttaacaCCACCATGCTTTCAAGTAATGCTTTAAAGAACCGAATAAATGTATGTTATGGATCTCTCCATAACAATTCTATGGTTCTTGCATATCATGTTTGATTGATATTGTAATTCTACGTGTAATGTAAAGTGTGTTTGTacaataaaaatagtaattattctCTTGTCTAATTTTCGTATCAatgtatattttgtttaattgtataaattgtgattatataattacataaaattaaattttaaaatattatttataaaaattatcaatattacttgaatttttttttaaaatctaaaaccaaATCATTATATACAATATGTTAGTGCAAGAAAATATTCGACAAtacaattactaataaaattaattagaaaaaataaatattttagcaattttatcTAACTATTTTAGCATTCCATATTTGttgataaaaatttcaaattatttaaattagattaataaaatatatcatataattatatttacctATGTATAAAAAAATCGTAATTGGATTTAAGTGTAATTGCTTGTATTTACCTATGTATAACTACTTCAGTTCTCACGATCTTTAAGAGTTTGAGAGTGTAATTAGGGTGCTCTaattaattacattcaattcaataagaCCTACTAATTACGATGGTTATCCAAATATGACAAAGATACATGTTAGGACCAAGGTTGTCCAAGACTGATAACTCGACTCTTATTCAAACACATTTTTGAACATAATCTATTTAACAAATGTTTAAACACTTGTTCAGACAAAACTTTTGTGACAACTTGAATATTACGAGGTGTTGTCATTTTGACTTGGGCCTACATATACATTTTATCATAAGCAAATGGGATCCTATGTGGATCGTATGTGGTGGCtgaagaaagaatattagaaatTGACATGTCTTTATTGGATAAGGCTTATGCTTATCCTTTAGCCTCTATCCTGGATGATTTATGTGTTGATTTTATGGAGATTATCAAGCTTTATCTTGAGATAAGATTTGAAGATTATTTATCCAATATTATTGTAGTGTTAAAGAAGTATTTATCTCTGCTTGTACTAATCGATTAAGGCTGCCATATTGAGCTTATAAATAGGAAATTGGGTCGCAAATGAAGATGCATGTTTTAAGAGAGTGATGTGCTAATttgttgaaatttctttctattgttttttcCTTGTATGTTTGCACTTATATCGTAGGCAGCTTTTGTGAGAGACTGAACTCTTTGTAAGTGAGAATTTGGGTGAGtggttgtgtaacaccccttacccgagacctttgccggagtcgagcacgaggcgttacctgACTTATTAACTTACCAgttcagagcataaaaatttgtttttaaaattaattcgctcgcgtttaatcaatatgtccctagaAAGAGtactcgagaccctaaaacatacAACGGTAACGATTCGGGTCCagaccgggaacattaaaaattttccgaatacttatacaaatcaaaataatttatttcaccaTTCACAATAAACTTGTCCACCTGCAtaactgtcactaatttaattataactcgagttacaaaactcgaaatttagattcGTAagttttccctgaaactagactcatatatcttcttaccataaaatttccagaatttttgggttaaccaattagtacagtttattcgttaaagtctcccctatttcactgtctTACGGTTCTAACctctattcactaaaaattaattatctcattgtacaaacttcatatggtgcttctgcttgtttctattgaaaatagactcactaaggaatctagacatacaaattataactcataattctttatgtacaattttcaatgattttctaaagtcaaaacaggggacttcaaaaatcATTCTTACTCTATCtcacaaaattcaaatatctaaaatatataactcttttggtTACTCTATTtcttcatgtgaaaatagactcatttagctttaatttcatatgtcattcagcttctaattcaattttcactatttttggtgatttttcaaaatcgaactactgctgtccaaaaccattttagtaaaaaaaatgttaataaccaagtttataacaccttcACTTCCTTTCAAttaaaccctatacatgccatataaaccttCTGATGCACAATAAAATTTATCGAAGTAATCTGGATAGTGTGCCATGATGTGTTGATTCGATCCATCGATTTCACATCaatctacaaagaacattaaacacaCAGGAGTAAGCTtacagaaagcttagtaagttcataggcccATAATAAAATCTTATCAAGATTTcactaacaatattaataaacaagtataattcaacatttcctgccaaccacaatctcaaacaaTGAATTTGCTCAATCGAGCTCAATATCAGATATCAACTTATTTccaacatttagcttcaattgcacttacaaatacttgtcaaattgaggatcgtcttacggatttgagtacatcgtttgccCGGTGCCACGATTTGCTTGAATCTTTTACAAtgctataactcagtatggttttcttcactgaaataccatacctacttttcacaacttagtatGGTTTTCGTTACTGAAATACCATACATACTTCTCACAACTCAGTATAGTTTTCTTtactgaaataccatacctacttttcacaactcagtatggttttctttactgaaataccatacctacatTCCACACTTTgccatggatccaccatggacttattcgtcaattcatcactggTTACTGAACGtatattgtaacacctcttacccatattcgacactggaatagggtacgaggcattaccggagtttactaattaattttcagacatttcattctTACCTAAcgttcatatttataaccaatcaaaatcaaaacattaatgagctaacgttaaccaaattaacttatacacgccataataaccagaatcaagtcatccaaaattaccgatagaaccagtggataatgtgatatatctccaacaagcttccgataatcatttcaaaacatctataacaataaaaattccataaattgttaaactttcaaattattaacatgcttttataattcttcacaacaTAAATAATGTAACATTTCCTACCAACCACAATCAAGCTTAGATAATCATCTCATTGCATCTAATAATtgtacatattaccaataataattcaatttcaatattaaaacacatatccatataatattcatcataaaataacattcactttaattaaaattatacagaatatagttcatacaaacttaccggTGATATGCGAAATACCAAGATataagggcattttagtaattttccattttctcgattttctacccgatcttgatctaaaattaatttttcatttaataaaacaactcatttcatgcaatttggtcattttgacatttttccaaaattaccctaaagttttacttttattcaattacatcccgagcccaaatcatgcaaattaaccatttataaTGCAAACCCATGCTAGCAGAATATCCATACacttattttcctcctcctcctctccattccacatccttaatatatataacatgcttatatgtaacattatctataatttcacatttatttatattcattcaaagctgtccacttgagtcatagtcactaaattatttatatcttgagctacagaactccaaattgagatccattaattttctatgaaactagacccacatatcttcttaccataaaattttaagaatttttagtttagccaataagtacagtttattctttaaagtcatccatgttctgctgtctgacagtttcgacccttcttcactaaaaattaattatctcatcgtacgggattcggatgatgttaccgtttatttatattaaaaatagactcagtaaggatttaaaaatataaatttaagccactaattatttttctccattttttgttgattttccaaagtcagtacaggggaacccgaaatcattctgaccttatctcacaaaacctattatatctcataatttacaattccattgcttacaccgtttcttttatgagaaactagactcaataagctttaatttcatatattttttcatcctctaattcaattcatatgatttttggtagattttcaaagtcagactactgctgctgtttcaaaactattttagtgtaaaatgttgataactaaatttataacactttcctttcctttcctttcctttctcttcaatatattcatcactttctcttatttcctttactaacataacaagaatatagaaccttatataatgaaactttaccttaacattaatttcctactttttcaataatatcaaactcaaaagtatataaaaatcttgatgttcttaccttatgccattgatttcaatctttaacttgattttctccctcctccagcttctatttcttgaatctaacttgatattctagctccccatagtctccttgccatctttctctcttgatggatatggaaattcttttgatttctaagtgaaaatggtggatttttggtgaaaggaccaaattgtaaagaaagcaaagctttctttcttccctcttcttctcacgttaatgCATGCAAAATGGTGAGAATGGATGGATACTTTTCAtccttctttccacatatatatatactaaataaattaataacagtaaaataatatcattaaaaaaaatcaaattaaaatattaataaactaatatttatttatttattaatctaaaatatctccaacatcatcattatcttctagattttctctcttctaattgaccattttgccctttatgatcttttaaaattccgtccttgagtcatcacttaatttggtaaaattgtgatttagccctcaaacttcttcacctttttcaatttggtcctaatcaatccattttcttagtttctagattattcctccttaaaatatttacactattggtccttcaacttttcatatttacactttaacccctcaagttttgagtatttactcttgggcaacaaaacttttctcacttttgcaatttaatcctttcttggattaatatgtcataaatatactttccaatgttgaTATAActcaattaccctttttatcactatattttcttattttatcatatcagtattttcatgcaacattcctatcataatgcaacccatgtcataattttaaaataaatttttttcttgtcgaatttgtggtcccgaaaccactgttccatctagccccaaaatcaggctgttacatatATACTCAATCttccatatcccttaatttgaactaacaatatcatttttttctcatttttactataatcatatttcaacaaCAATATACGAATTGATACAATATATCTTTCCCACATTAACAATCAATCATAAAATTTcagccgtatgaacttacctgggccaATTTGCAGGAGTTGTAATATTTCAGGGACTAgtttgatattttctcttttccgcGTTTATCTTTGGATTCCCGATctctaatatttttttccattcattagcatatatttcaatacTAATTCACTTCGCAATTTATGcccttcaattttcaaaattacacttttaccccaaaatttatagtttttacaatttagtccctactcaattaacacttCAATTGAACAAATTTTTCCTCAAATAATACTTTATCTAATCATTTTAGGCTATTATACAGCCTTTTGTATTCATAATTTTAGTACAAAACCCCAATTCCTagctttttcacaattaggtcctaaaaatcattttctactaaaatcacttaataaaatcataatataatgaaattaaagcttaaaatctatgataattcatcataaaattccagcactTATTCATGGTAACTTACAAAATCACCCATggaataaaaaactaatgaattcaatagttggacctagttgtaaaagtcccaaaacataaaaattttcaaagaaaaagcaaaaattgAACTCACGTGgtgtaaaaatatgagaaaccagcttgtttcagacctcctatggcgttttttttgatgaattatgaagaaatctctagatttttcacttttgtctttgttttatatatttaatttgcaaaatttccaattttgcccttgtttttccttactttcttgctgatttttcttgcccaaaccgtccagcccatataatttgggtCTAATTGtcttttaaatccctccttattagtcacttaagctatttaatcacaatttaacaaattttacactattttcagtttagtcctttttagttaattgaccatccaaacgttaaaattttctacgaaacttttatact
This region includes:
- the LOC105766617 gene encoding molybdate transporter 1, producing the protein MESQNPQTSENLDSNPTSLSRDNLVHKVKSNLVFRSKWAELNGAMGDLGTYIPIVLALTLAKDLNLGTTLIFTGVYNMLTGAIYGIPLPVQPMKSIAAVAISDGPDFNIPEIMAAGICTGAILLVLGATGLMQLVYKLIPLSVVRGIQLSQGLAFAMTAVKYIRKVQDFSKSKSKENRHWVGLDGLILAIVCACFIIVINGAGKERNERETSNVDDEERNMRSKRIKKTMANIPSAFIVFLLGVVLAFIRKPAVVKDIKFGPSSMEVVQFTSHAWKQGFIKGTIPQLPLSILNSVIAVCKLSSDLFPGKELSATSVSITVGLMNLVGCWFGAIPCCHGAGGLAGQYKFGGRSGGCVAILGAAELVLGLVLGTSLVRILDWFPVGILGVLLLFAGIELAMTCRDTNSKGECFVMLICTAVSLVGSSAAPGFVCGMVVHLLLKLRLHLFN